The DNA sequence GGAATGTGAATATGATAGAGCTTATTATTGAAGATATGTGTTTGCTTCACAGCCAATAGAGGGAATAGTTAATAGTAGAAATGAGACTGAAGATGGTGACTTCAAATGATAACTTGATATCCTGTTCTTTGCAAAATTATCATGTAATCGCAACACCACAAAGAAACAGGTTGggatttcaaattttattaacataaaaaattattacacaagcattaattacaaaaaccaaaatggaCATTGTTGGAATCAACATCAAATTATTTGTTTACTCCAGAAAACTTAGAGCACATAACATTGCACATTTCAAGAGTCTTTAGGCATTTATGCTCCTTGCTGGTGATTCTGTGCCtcttctgtgctgctctctgcctGTGAGCTCTGGAACTACAGGGTCTTCTCACCGGGGCTGCAGTCGATGGGCACCACTCTCTCGGCCCCCTCAGCCAGCGCCTCCGTTGGCGCCTGTATCCGGAGCTGCCCGTCCGACAGGGAGCACGTCACCGCATTGGGGTTCACACCTTCAGGCAGGTCAAACTCTTGTCTGAACTCCTGTATTTTATAAGAGTAGGAGCCGTTTCCATCGTCCTGCTTCTTCTCCGTCTTCCCACACACCTGTAGCTTCCTTCCCACCTGCTTGACAGTCAGGTCCTCTGGTGAGAAGTCCTTAGTGTCCAGTGTGAGGGCAAAGTGATCCCCGTCCTTCTCCAGCTTGTATGAAACTGGCTGGATTGTCTGAGAGGTTGGGACCTGGTTAATCCCCTCAAAGATCctgtgctgaagcctatccagCTGGTTCAGACTGTTCCTCATCTCCTGCATGTGTCTCAGCAGCATCTCCTCCTGGAAGAAGAGAGGTTGTGTCAGTGGCCAGAGACTGCGTACGGGCCAGTGGAAATCCATCAGGTGGCCAAATGAAGGCTGGAATACGCGGGAGGACATCATCTTCACTGAGAAGTCGGCGTTGTTCCTGTTTGCTGTAAGTTGCCGTGTGCGCAGAGTTTGCTCTGAGTGTTTCTGTCGCAGCATTCAAATCTCCGGGCTTTTAAAGCAGCGCACTGTGAGCTCCAGGCACTTCAGGAACATTCCTGTCATTTCCACAGTCCTCCACTGGGTGTCGCACTGTGTGCTCCAGGCGCTTCAGGAACATTCCCGTCATTTCTACAGTCCTCCACTGGGTGTCGCCTGTAGGGGAATGATGACGTCACTCCAGTCATATTCTAGAACGGGAAGTTTACAAGGCTGGATGCCAGCCAGATTTGTCAGGCTCACAGAGTTACTGTACTTACTAACACTAGCATCTTTAGCATGTCTGAAATCATTTTCCAAATTTTAGAATAGATAATCAGCTGCGAAGAATAGcatctcttttttaaatcaatttttcacaGACCATCTGCAGTTGTTTATAATTGCTCATACATATAATACTTTTACACTTCTGTTTAACTTTCTATCATTTAtcacaaaatataaatcattttgaactgcagaattatttttggtaaaatattaTGTCACTGAACAGCACTTTATCAAAATTGTCTATTTTGAAAAGATACAAAAGTCagttgtgttttaaatttgtattcatGCAGATGACAGTTGATATTCATTCAATGTGAAGCTAATGTAATGCCACCTTCAATCACTGACAGTTGCATATTGCTGAAGGAGTACATAATGGATATTGTAGACATCACATGTTCATGAAAACCCTTCGACATAAACTATAACATTTCAGCAAAATCTTCCTTTTTATGTCTGAGGCAGTTTTTTGCCTGATAAACTGCCCATAATTGaatgataaattaatattataatgatatatatgtatttgaatCTTTTGGGTCAGTGTCTTGACCTGCTCttctaaaaatgtgttcaggaaAACAAATTCAGTGCAATTGCCATGAATTTCATAACCTTCACACATTCATCTAGCCAGATCCAAATCATGAAAATCATTAACAGATACCTTTGCCAAAAATATGTGCATAGCTTATATTGCTCATTgactaaacaaaaatatatatgtccatttcaaatttttaatcttttataccagaaacaaaaatgagagACTTTGTCAGTCTATATTcataagaaattaaattatgtcTTATGCAAATTTTCATTCTGTTTAGGCTATTCTGCAAACACCTatactttcatattttatatgtgaATACCCATcatgaataacatttttcaatttttatattACACTGGATGTTGGTATGTAATGTGTTGGCTTCAGTTTCAGTTTACATTTGCTTTACTGCTgctttgaaatttttttaaattttctattttaagcTTCTTGatgaaaaagttatttaccCATGAATGTGAGAGAATctggaatatgaatatgatagAGTTTATTATTGAAGATATTTGTTTGCTTCACAGCCAAAGGAGGGAATAGTTAATAGTAGAAATGAGACTGAAGATGGTGACTTCAAATGATAACTTGATATCATGTTCTTTGCAAAATTATCATGTAATcacaacaccacacagaaacaggttgggatttcaaattttattaacataaaaaattattacacaagcattaattacaaaaaccaaaatggaCATTGTTGGAATCAACATCAAATTATTTGTTTACTCCAGAAAACTTTTAGagcaaataacattgcacattTAAAGAGTCTTTAGGCATTTATGCTCCTTGCTGGTGATTCTGTGTCTCTTCCGTGCTTCCCTCTGCCTGTGAGCTCTGGAACTGCAGGGTCTTCTCACCGGGGCTGCAGTCGATGGGCACCACTCTCTCGGCCCCCTCAGCCAGCGCCTCCGTTGGCGCCTGTATCCGGAGCTGCCCGTCCGACAGGGAGCACGTCACCGCATTGGGGTTCACACCTTCAGGCAGATCAAACTCCTGTCTGAACTCTTGCCTTTTATAAGAGCAGGAGCCCTTTCCATCGTCCTGCTTCTTCTCCGTCTTCCCACACACCTGTAGCTTCCTTCCCACCTGCTTGACAGTCAGGTCCTCTGGTGAGAAATCTTTAGTGTCCAGTGTGAGGGCAAAGAGATCCCCGTCCTTCTCCAGTTTGTATAAAACTGGCTGGATTGTCTGAGAGGTTGGGACCTGGTTCATCTCCTCAAAGATCCTGTGCTGAAGTCTGTCCAGCATGTTCAGACTGTTCCTCATCTCCTGCATGTGTCTCAGCAGCATCTCCTCCTGGAAGAAGAGAGGTTGTATCTGTGGCCAGAGACTGCGTACGGGCCAGTGGAAATCCATCAGGTGGCCAAAAGAAGGCTGGAATACGCGGGAGCACATCATCTTCACTGGGTGGTCGGTTTTGTTCCTTTTCGTTGTAAGTTGCCGTGTGCGCAGAGTTTGCTCTGAGTGTTTCTGTCGCAGCATTCAAATCTCCGGGCTTTTAAAGCAGCGCACTGTGAGCTCCAGGCGCTTCAGGAACATTCCTGTCATTTCTACAGTCCTCCACTGGGTGTCGCCTGTAGGGGATTGATGACGTCACTCATATTCTAGAACTGGAAGTTTACAGGGCAGGATGCCAGCCAGATTTGTCAGGCTCAGTCTGTTACTGTACTTACTAATTTAAGAGTCTCTAAatcattttctaaatttaaaaatagataaTCAGCTGCAAAGA is a window from the Anguilla rostrata isolate EN2019 chromosome 14, ASM1855537v3, whole genome shotgun sequence genome containing:
- the LOC135239307 gene encoding heat shock protein beta-11-like, giving the protein MLRQKHSEQTLRTRQLTANRNNADFSVKMMSSRVFQPSFGHLMDFHWPVRSLWPLTQPLFFQEEMLLRHMQEMRNSLNQLDRLQHRIFEGINQVPTSQTIQPVSYKLEKDGDHFALTLDTKDFSPEDLTVKQVGRKLQVCGKTEKKQDDGNGSYSYKIQEFRQEFDLPEGVNPNAVTCSLSDGQLRIQAPTEALAEGAERVVPIDCSPGEKTL
- the LOC135239451 gene encoding heat shock protein 30-like translates to MLRQKHSEQTLRTRQLTTKRNKTDHPVKMMCSRVFQPSFGHLMDFHWPVRSLWPQIQPLFFQEEMLLRHMQEMRNSLNMLDRLQHRIFEEMNQVPTSQTIQPVLYKLEKDGDLFALTLDTKDFSPEDLTVKQVGRKLQVCGKTEKKQDDGKGSCSYKRQEFRQEFDLPEGVNPNAVTCSLSDGQLRIQAPTEALAEGAERVVPIDCSPGEKTLQFQSSQAEGSTEETQNHQQGA